A genomic region of Phragmites australis chromosome 2, lpPhrAust1.1, whole genome shotgun sequence contains the following coding sequences:
- the LOC133908408 gene encoding uncharacterized protein LOC133908408 yields the protein MEDRGQGPAENLAESLATAAADTVVDGDDGSEGEDDGFSFPVPPLAADACIVPVYPIFGRPPSPPLPREDEEEEPKTATVRVPLGRLLLEEREFRARQRDGRSTAATRALPQEDDDEASAGGDEELEGVPPETYCLWAPGGQSAPASLRRSLKSSSTGSVLRWRRISERLVGRSHSDGKEKFVFLRAAGGPEPPPSNKEKEEGRGSNKGGDAGAMGHQWSYCGRGGSGGSRRRSYPPYRQELVGLFANVGGLRRSYHPF from the coding sequence ATGGAGGACAGGGGTCAGGGCCCCGCCGAGAACCTTGCGGAATCtctggccaccgccgccgctgacACCGTCGTCGACGGAGACGATGGCAGTGAAGGCGAAGACGACGGGTTCAGCTTCCCCGTCCCGCCGCTGGCAGCCGATGCGTGCATCGTGCCCGTGTACCCGATCTTCGGCCGGCCACCGTCCCCGCCGCTGCCgagggaggacgaggaggaggagccaaaGACGGCCACCGTGCGGGTGCCGCTCGGCCGGCTCCTGCTGGAGGAGCGGGAGTTCCGTGCGCGGCAGCGGGACGGCCGATCGACAGCAGCAACAAGGGCGCTGCCacaggaggacgacgacgaagcCAGCGCCGGCGGGGACGAGGAGCTGGAGGGGGTGCCGCCGGAGACCTACTGCCTATGGGCGCCCGGCGGGCAGTCGGCGCCCGCGTCCCTGCGTCGGTCCCTGAAGAGCAGCTCCACGGGGTCGGTCCTCCGGTGGCGCCGCATCAGCGAGCGCCTCGTTGGGCGGAGCCACAGCGACGGCAAGGAGAAGTTCGTGTTCCTGAGAGCTGCCGGTGGTCCGGAGCCTCCGCCTAGTAATAAGGAAAAGGAAGAGGGAAGAGGCAGCAACAAAGGAGGCGACGCCGGCGCCATGGGCCATCAGTGGAGCTATTGCGGCCGAGGCGGCAGCGGAGGAAGCCGGAGGCGATCATACCCGCCGTACAGGCAAGAGCTTGTCGGGCTGTTCGCCAACGTCGGTGGGTTGCGCCGAAGTTATCACCCATTTTAA